Proteins co-encoded in one Saprospira grandis genomic window:
- a CDS encoding OmpA family protein, translating into MKSFFPLFLVCSLILGFWPNTTTAWASPQGPAEDYRPLIDDHFSHVDYLPRYREKNKNFIISKVEYGAKEVVLHCIYISTHNDMLEFVGHDLPYAWALETPKRPGSQQEALRKLATVKNIRLNNELQLAELGAEQRFPMMPQKGDVLSCELHVENLPYFVKVVNLTGGPQDANFRTYFEVSDLMLKSATSPTLGSQQEMKTKLDNFYTAFSYAKSKVYESEELVPKAENLGERPNMPIQSAMQPVDYMPNMLNTVEDLECQKRVILKNVYFHDNKARFSRRVQAMKTLGIVQNYLERYPSAKVVLHGHTDIFGDAYNNLILSKERVLAVKRALIQKGVDRKRIITLHHGGSQPLPHHENGGAVNRRVEAEIICGEQDGPN; encoded by the coding sequence ATGAAATCATTTTTCCCCCTTTTCCTAGTTTGCAGTCTCATCTTGGGTTTTTGGCCCAATACGACTACGGCCTGGGCTAGCCCCCAAGGCCCAGCAGAGGATTATCGTCCCCTCATTGATGATCATTTCTCTCATGTAGATTATCTCCCCCGATATCGTGAAAAAAACAAAAACTTTATCATCTCTAAGGTAGAGTACGGCGCCAAAGAGGTCGTCTTGCATTGTATTTATATTTCTACCCATAACGATATGCTGGAGTTTGTTGGCCACGACCTCCCTTATGCCTGGGCCCTAGAAACACCCAAACGGCCAGGTAGCCAACAAGAGGCTTTGCGCAAATTGGCCACGGTCAAAAATATTCGCCTCAATAATGAATTGCAATTAGCCGAGCTAGGCGCCGAACAACGCTTTCCCATGATGCCCCAAAAAGGCGATGTCCTTAGCTGTGAGTTACATGTAGAAAATTTGCCCTATTTCGTTAAGGTGGTCAACCTCACCGGAGGCCCCCAAGATGCCAATTTTAGAACGTATTTTGAGGTGAGTGACCTCATGCTAAAGTCGGCTACTAGCCCCACCCTAGGCAGCCAACAAGAAATGAAAACGAAGCTAGATAATTTCTATACAGCCTTTAGCTACGCAAAGTCTAAGGTCTATGAGTCAGAAGAACTGGTCCCCAAAGCCGAAAACCTAGGCGAACGCCCCAATATGCCCATTCAATCGGCCATGCAGCCCGTAGATTATATGCCCAATATGCTCAATACGGTAGAAGATTTAGAGTGCCAAAAACGAGTGATCCTCAAAAATGTCTATTTTCACGATAATAAAGCCCGCTTTTCTAGACGAGTACAGGCCATGAAAACCTTGGGTATTGTCCAAAATTATTTAGAACGATACCCCTCTGCTAAGGTGGTCTTGCACGGACATACCGATATTTTTGGCGATGCTTACAATAATCTCATCCTTTCTAAGGAACGAGTTTTGGCCGTCAAAAGAGCCTTAATCCAGAAAGGGGTGGATCGCAAAAGAATTATTACCCTACATCATGGCGGCTCTCAACCTTTGCCGCATCACGAAAATGGCGGGGCCGTTAACCGCCGGGTAGAGGCCGAAATTATTTGTGGCGAACAAGATGGTCCAAATTAA
- a CDS encoding L,D-transpeptidase family protein: MLHYFLTTTNLLAKFHICHLSFPFIFFFLLSCQSNLAQIEARGNLTKQLEKAGLHLGDPVLIRIFKAERRLELWMQKEKGAYYILVQKYPICNYGKKGLGPKFKEGDGRAPEGIYEVRKSQLNPKSKYHLAFNLGYPNAYDRAHRRTGSYLMVHGDCVSIGCYAMTDAAIEEIYGAVAAALSAGQPSVQVHCYPFALEPAALEKHKDSPYFDFWSNLADAYQLFEEQKQPLVWEVQQKRYVFLP, from the coding sequence ATGTTGCATTACTTTTTAACAACCACCAATTTGTTGGCCAAATTCCATATTTGCCATTTATCTTTTCCATTCATTTTTTTCTTCTTGCTTTCTTGCCAGTCTAATTTGGCGCAAATAGAGGCCAGAGGAAACTTAACCAAGCAGCTAGAAAAAGCGGGCCTGCATTTAGGGGATCCCGTCTTGATTCGGATCTTCAAAGCGGAGCGGCGGCTAGAGTTATGGATGCAAAAAGAGAAGGGGGCCTACTACATTTTAGTACAAAAATATCCTATTTGTAATTATGGAAAAAAGGGCTTGGGGCCAAAATTCAAGGAGGGCGATGGTCGGGCGCCAGAGGGCATTTATGAGGTCCGAAAATCGCAGCTCAACCCCAAGAGCAAATATCATTTAGCCTTCAATTTGGGGTATCCGAATGCCTATGATCGGGCCCATCGGCGGACGGGTTCTTATTTGATGGTACATGGCGACTGTGTTTCTATTGGTTGTTATGCCATGACCGATGCGGCGATTGAGGAAATTTATGGGGCGGTAGCGGCGGCTTTATCTGCGGGGCAACCCTCGGTGCAGGTTCATTGTTATCCCTTTGCCTTAGAGCCAGCTGCTTTAGAAAAGCATAAGGATAGCCCCTACTTTGATTTTTGGTCCAATTTGGCCGATGCTTATCAGTTGTTTGAGGAGCAAAAACAGCCTTTAGTTTGGGAGGTACAGCAAAAGCGCTATGTTTTTCTGCCTTAA
- a CDS encoding DUF3137 domain-containing protein: MFDLNAHIQEIEQLIPKAEKLRKRKLIPYYLLKSLALIPLAIALLFAYIALSNLDSKAIPIPTGVAAFIFFIGAIVLFSRAGRNRLDRLRGEVKEALLLPLLGQHPHFEYRPKNSLTLDDLRRAGLFQPPPNILKGEDLFVGQIGKFPVDFSEIEAKRRTENRSGNKKKVNISVVFKGIFGRIRLPNSSQIGSTLVIPQLIKNSQNSKWFSWVNDALSLLQIKQKHIEIEGLPEFSERYAVYGDSPEGSRKLLRLDLQQVLLDISARWERPVYFAFVDQTAYLGLSHKGQRFELSVRQPLSAETVRQEAKVFLQEFQEIEHYMELLAQQLS; encoded by the coding sequence ATGTTTGACCTCAATGCGCATATCCAAGAAATTGAACAGCTGATTCCCAAGGCCGAAAAGCTGCGCAAGCGCAAGCTGATCCCCTACTATTTGCTCAAGTCCTTGGCCCTAATTCCCTTGGCTATCGCTTTGCTTTTTGCCTATATTGCACTGAGCAATTTAGATAGCAAGGCAATTCCGATTCCTACTGGGGTGGCGGCTTTCATCTTTTTTATTGGGGCAATTGTGCTCTTTTCTAGAGCGGGCCGCAATCGTTTGGACCGCCTGAGGGGCGAGGTAAAAGAAGCGCTTTTGTTGCCCCTTTTGGGCCAGCATCCTCATTTTGAGTATCGGCCCAAAAATAGCTTAACCCTAGATGATTTGCGCAGAGCGGGCTTGTTTCAGCCGCCGCCCAATATCCTAAAAGGCGAAGACTTGTTTGTGGGCCAAATTGGTAAATTCCCGGTCGATTTTTCAGAAATAGAGGCCAAAAGGCGGACAGAAAACCGCAGTGGCAACAAGAAAAAGGTCAATATTTCTGTTGTATTTAAGGGAATTTTTGGCCGTATTCGCCTGCCCAACAGCAGCCAAATTGGGTCTACCTTAGTGATTCCACAATTGATCAAAAACTCCCAAAACTCTAAGTGGTTTTCTTGGGTCAACGATGCGCTTTCACTGCTTCAGATTAAGCAAAAGCATATTGAAATTGAGGGCCTACCCGAATTTTCGGAGCGTTATGCCGTTTATGGCGACAGCCCTGAGGGGAGCCGTAAGTTATTGCGTTTGGATTTACAGCAGGTTTTGCTCGATATTTCGGCTCGTTGGGAGCGGCCCGTTTATTTTGCTTTTGTGGACCAGACGGCTTATTTGGGCCTATCTCATAAGGGCCAGCGTTTTGAGTTATCTGTTCGCCAGCCCTTGAGTGCGGAAACAGTACGGCAGGAGGCCAAGGTTTTTTTACAAGAGTTTCAGGAAATTGAACATTATATGGAGCTATTGGCCCAGCAACTCTCTTAG
- a CDS encoding SCO family protein, giving the protein MNTKFFIFLLAIATLGACSSSPQKKLPVLGQPEVTEKTVDGKTVYDSTEHKIPDFSLYNQEGENITQATVEGKVYVADFFFTSCPTICPKVKANLKKVYKEYKDRDDFLLLSHSIDVKHDTIGRLAWYADKFNIDAKSWHLLTGKHEDIYKLSPEYLIAALVDEGAPGGFDHSGAVALVDRHRRIRGMYDGTDPEKMEDLIKDIAILLAEK; this is encoded by the coding sequence ATGAATACTAAATTTTTCATCTTTCTGCTCGCCATAGCAACCTTAGGCGCCTGTAGTTCTAGCCCACAAAAAAAACTACCCGTTTTGGGCCAGCCCGAAGTGACTGAAAAAACCGTTGATGGTAAAACGGTCTATGACTCTACAGAACATAAAATTCCAGATTTTAGCCTCTACAATCAAGAAGGCGAAAATATTACCCAGGCTACCGTAGAGGGCAAGGTCTATGTCGCCGATTTCTTCTTTACCTCCTGCCCCACGATCTGCCCCAAGGTGAAGGCCAATCTCAAAAAGGTGTACAAGGAGTATAAAGACCGAGATGATTTCTTGCTCCTCTCCCACTCTATCGATGTCAAACACGATACTATTGGCCGCCTTGCTTGGTATGCCGATAAGTTTAATATTGACGCTAAAAGCTGGCATTTGCTCACGGGCAAACATGAGGACATCTATAAGCTCTCGCCAGAATATCTCATTGCGGCCTTGGTCGATGAGGGCGCTCCCGGTGGTTTTGACCATAGCGGGGCCGTGGCCTTAGTCGATCGCCACCGCCGAATTCGGGGAATGTACGATGGTACAGATCCCGAAAAAATGGAGGACCTCATTAAAGATATTGCCATCCTTTTGGCCGAAAAATAA
- a CDS encoding S8 family peptidase produces MRIIYLLVFLALPHLFWAQKISPIIDLEQKSLIDCFLLLEQQAEFPNLPKKGKLAKGRYVFAQLQNAQAAQAPILAQLKGLELQYQSFLVVNAIRVWAKASDLEQLAQRADIARILPNPNMQASFPVAHGSKSYSNWGIEQVRAQLLWALGFKGAGVVVAGQDTGYDWEHPAINSQYRGTAQNDHNYNWHDAIHEASPLHNTSDNPCGFDAQTPCDDHAHGTHTMGTMAGLAPNETIGLAPESQWIGCRNMDRGWGSPASYLECFEWFLAPTNLSGSDADPSKAPDVINNSWGCPPVEGCHPDNFALLRQAVINLKAAGVMVVVSAGNEGPSCGSIQNPAAIFGESFVVAASNIDDQIAGFSSRGPSLTPSNDKPKPDIAAPGVNIRSSVLNEGYSSSSGTSMAGPHVAAAVALLLSAAPELKGDVERIEEILRQSALPLPGEDCGGLAQDAQPNFSAGWGRLDLWRALALVRPNLVYPIMEDNAYKLSILPNPSQGKLIVLLPDSYDEIEYRLFNLLGQEVAQGEAPLLGRSLPLDFSAIPQGTYLLNLWPKGRKSEQFSAKLILQH; encoded by the coding sequence ATGCGCATTATTTACTTGCTTGTATTTTTGGCCCTCCCTCATTTATTTTGGGCCCAAAAGATTTCGCCCATTATTGATCTGGAGCAAAAGTCTTTAATTGATTGTTTTTTATTGTTGGAGCAGCAGGCTGAGTTTCCGAACTTGCCCAAAAAAGGCAAATTGGCCAAGGGCCGCTATGTCTTTGCTCAACTCCAAAATGCGCAGGCTGCACAGGCGCCTATTTTGGCCCAATTAAAGGGTTTAGAGCTTCAGTATCAGTCTTTTTTAGTGGTCAATGCAATAAGAGTTTGGGCCAAAGCAAGTGATTTGGAGCAGTTGGCCCAACGGGCCGATATTGCCCGCATTCTTCCCAACCCCAATATGCAGGCGAGTTTTCCAGTAGCCCATGGCAGCAAAAGCTATAGCAATTGGGGCATCGAGCAAGTACGGGCGCAGCTTCTCTGGGCCTTGGGCTTTAAGGGCGCTGGCGTAGTGGTGGCTGGCCAAGATACAGGCTACGATTGGGAGCATCCGGCCATCAATAGCCAATATAGAGGAACGGCCCAAAACGACCATAATTATAACTGGCATGATGCCATCCATGAGGCCAGCCCCTTGCACAATACTTCGGATAATCCCTGTGGCTTTGATGCCCAAACTCCCTGCGATGACCATGCTCACGGTACCCATACCATGGGGACCATGGCGGGCCTTGCCCCCAACGAAACTATTGGCCTTGCTCCAGAGTCTCAATGGATCGGCTGCCGAAATATGGACCGAGGCTGGGGTAGCCCCGCCAGCTATTTGGAGTGCTTTGAGTGGTTTTTGGCCCCTACAAACCTTAGCGGTAGCGATGCAGACCCTAGCAAAGCCCCTGATGTAATCAATAATTCTTGGGGCTGCCCTCCCGTAGAAGGCTGCCATCCCGATAACTTTGCCCTACTTCGCCAAGCGGTAATTAACCTCAAGGCGGCGGGAGTTATGGTGGTGGTTTCGGCTGGAAATGAGGGGCCTAGCTGCGGTAGCATTCAAAATCCAGCCGCTATTTTTGGAGAATCTTTTGTGGTAGCTGCCAGTAATATAGATGACCAAATTGCAGGCTTTAGTAGCCGCGGACCATCGCTGACCCCTAGCAATGATAAGCCCAAGCCCGATATTGCCGCCCCCGGGGTCAATATCCGCTCTTCGGTCCTCAATGAAGGCTACAGCAGCTCTTCGGGAACGAGTATGGCGGGCCCTCATGTGGCTGCGGCCGTGGCCCTTTTGCTCTCTGCCGCCCCCGAGCTCAAGGGAGATGTGGAGCGCATAGAAGAAATTTTGCGGCAGTCGGCTTTGCCCTTGCCTGGCGAAGATTGTGGGGGCTTGGCCCAGGATGCCCAGCCCAATTTTAGTGCAGGTTGGGGCCGCCTAGACCTTTGGCGGGCGCTGGCCTTGGTCCGTCCAAATTTAGTCTACCCCATCATGGAAGATAATGCCTACAAATTGAGTATCTTGCCCAACCCTAGCCAAGGAAAACTCATTGTTTTATTGCCCGATAGCTATGATGAAATAGAGTACCGCCTATTCAATTTATTGGGCCAAGAGGTTGCCCAAGGCGAGGCGCCACTTTTGGGCCGCAGCTTACCACTAGATTTTTCGGCCATTCCCCAAGGAACTTATTTGCTCAATCTTTGGCCCAAAGGACGAAAAAGCGAGCAGTTTTCGGCAAAGTTGATTCTGCAGCATTAG
- a CDS encoding c-type cytochrome, which translates to MRPIFLFFFLLLGLFACEQPNAYGDGAMLYEKHCANCHGDQGEGLEELIPPLAQADALMQAGTAAACWVRYGLHGPILVNGQEFDNEMPENKALSAVEITNVLNYVRNSWGNKGEFLQLDQVQEQLLNCQK; encoded by the coding sequence ATGCGTCCCATTTTCCTTTTTTTCTTCCTGCTTTTGGGCCTTTTTGCCTGCGAGCAACCCAATGCCTACGGCGATGGCGCCATGCTCTACGAAAAACATTGCGCCAACTGCCATGGCGACCAAGGCGAAGGCCTAGAAGAGCTGATTCCGCCCCTCGCCCAAGCCGATGCCCTGATGCAGGCCGGTACGGCCGCCGCCTGCTGGGTCCGCTACGGCCTGCATGGCCCTATTCTCGTCAATGGACAAGAATTTGACAATGAAATGCCCGAAAATAAAGCCCTTAGCGCCGTAGAAATTACCAATGTGCTCAATTATGTGCGCAATTCTTGGGGCAATAAGGGGGAGTTTCTACAACTCGATCAGGTGCAAGAGCAACTTTTAAATTGCCAAAAGTAA
- a CDS encoding SanA/YdcF family protein, with the protein MRILKHWKKMAYLALGLSATALILLLSVNYAMLSWAKGQSYQDVEQIEAREVALVLGTSRSVNGRYENPFFSLRMKAAAELYHAGKVKHFLVSGDNSNHNYNEPRDMRDKLIKLGVPASAITMDFAGLRTLDSVVRAKKIFQQQKITIISQGFHNPRALWIASACGIDAIAYDADFPKWSNKKVIYREYLARLGAWVDLYILGTAPKYLGDKIDIQV; encoded by the coding sequence ATGAGAATATTAAAGCATTGGAAAAAAATGGCCTATTTGGCTTTAGGGCTTTCTGCTACGGCTCTTATTTTACTCCTTTCGGTCAATTATGCCATGTTGAGCTGGGCCAAAGGGCAATCTTACCAAGATGTGGAGCAGATTGAGGCCCGAGAAGTCGCCCTAGTTTTGGGCACCTCTCGCTCAGTTAATGGCCGCTATGAAAATCCTTTTTTTAGTTTGCGCATGAAAGCCGCTGCCGAGCTTTATCATGCGGGCAAGGTTAAGCATTTTTTAGTAAGTGGCGACAACAGCAACCACAACTACAATGAGCCCAGAGATATGCGCGACAAGCTCATTAAGTTGGGGGTGCCCGCCTCGGCCATTACGATGGATTTTGCGGGTTTGCGGACCTTAGACTCGGTGGTGCGGGCCAAAAAGATTTTTCAGCAGCAAAAGATTACTATTATTTCTCAGGGCTTTCATAATCCTCGGGCTTTGTGGATAGCTAGCGCCTGTGGTATAGATGCCATTGCTTATGATGCTGACTTTCCGAAATGGTCCAATAAAAAAGTGATTTACAGAGAATATTTGGCCCGTTTGGGGGCTTGGGTAGATTTATATATCTTGGGGACAGCGCCCAAGTATTTGGGAGATAAAATAGATATT
- a CDS encoding acyl-CoA dehydrogenase family protein produces MAELVDNKQTEVLKGAEYLVRDSQAKETYIPEESNEEQEMIRQMVKDFCETHIYPNYAKIEKQENNIAKDLLAVAGEQGLLSAHIPEEYGGMPMDNNTNTIITEEVGRSGSFSVAVAAHTGIGMLPILYYGTEEQKQKYLPGLCSGQMAASYCLTEPGSGSDALAAKTKAIRSEDGEHFFITGQKMWITNGGFADVFIVFAQVDGDKFTGFLVERGAEGLSLGAEEDKLGIKGSSTRQVFFENVKVSKDAVLGEIGKGHLIAFNVLNVGRFKLGVMTLGAAKRNADLAVQYANERHQFKQPISNFGAIQHKLAQQATQIYAAESALYRSSMLLQQKAKALMEAGKTFAEAKLIAAEEYAVECAMLKVIGSEMLDYVVDETVQIHGGNGFSEEYSAARAYRDARINRIFEGTNEINRLLTFSMTMRRAMKGAIDITGPAWEVQKELASMPKIENLDGPLAQEIKTVKQLKKMALMVAGGAAKYQLDGKLDLKNEQEICMNIADLMIDAFVAESFLLRVQKLAELGKDNSNPEKMLKIFLNDALDRAAKNAKDALCSFADGDALRMMLNGVKRFSKGGQYNVKNLGREVAKTFIDANEYCF; encoded by the coding sequence ATGGCAGAACTTGTTGATAATAAACAAACAGAGGTGCTAAAAGGTGCGGAGTATTTGGTCCGCGATAGCCAAGCAAAAGAAACTTATATCCCCGAAGAAAGTAATGAGGAGCAGGAGATGATTCGCCAAATGGTGAAGGATTTCTGCGAAACGCATATCTACCCCAATTACGCCAAAATCGAAAAGCAAGAAAATAATATTGCTAAGGATCTTTTGGCCGTAGCGGGCGAGCAGGGCCTACTCAGCGCACATATTCCCGAAGAATATGGCGGAATGCCCATGGATAATAATACCAATACCATTATTACCGAAGAGGTGGGCCGCTCGGGCTCTTTCTCTGTAGCTGTAGCCGCTCATACAGGTATCGGTATGCTCCCCATCCTTTATTATGGTACCGAAGAACAAAAACAAAAGTACTTACCCGGCCTTTGCTCTGGCCAAATGGCAGCCTCTTATTGCCTTACCGAACCCGGCTCTGGCTCAGATGCCCTAGCCGCTAAAACAAAGGCGATCCGCTCTGAAGATGGAGAACATTTCTTTATTACCGGACAAAAAATGTGGATCACTAACGGCGGTTTTGCCGATGTGTTTATTGTCTTCGCTCAAGTAGATGGCGATAAGTTTACTGGCTTTTTGGTAGAACGTGGAGCCGAAGGCCTTAGCCTTGGCGCCGAGGAAGATAAACTCGGGATCAAAGGTTCTTCTACTCGCCAAGTGTTCTTCGAAAATGTAAAGGTGTCTAAGGATGCTGTTTTGGGAGAAATCGGAAAAGGCCACCTCATCGCCTTTAATGTACTCAATGTGGGTCGCTTTAAGTTGGGCGTAATGACTCTAGGCGCCGCTAAACGCAATGCCGACCTAGCCGTACAGTACGCTAACGAACGCCATCAATTTAAACAGCCAATTAGCAATTTTGGGGCTATCCAACATAAGTTGGCCCAACAAGCTACTCAGATTTATGCCGCAGAATCGGCGCTCTACCGTAGCTCTATGCTCCTCCAACAAAAGGCTAAGGCCCTTATGGAAGCAGGCAAAACTTTTGCCGAGGCCAAACTAATCGCCGCCGAAGAATATGCTGTAGAATGCGCTATGCTTAAGGTGATTGGCTCCGAAATGCTCGATTATGTAGTAGACGAAACGGTCCAAATCCATGGCGGAAATGGCTTCTCTGAAGAGTATTCTGCTGCCCGCGCTTACCGCGATGCTCGGATCAACCGCATCTTTGAAGGTACCAACGAAATTAACCGCTTGCTCACTTTCTCTATGACGATGCGTAGAGCTATGAAGGGCGCTATCGATATCACTGGACCCGCTTGGGAGGTGCAAAAGGAGTTGGCTAGCATGCCCAAAATCGAAAATCTCGACGGCCCCCTAGCTCAAGAAATCAAAACGGTTAAGCAGCTCAAGAAAATGGCCCTTATGGTGGCCGGTGGTGCCGCTAAATACCAACTTGATGGCAAATTGGACCTCAAAAATGAACAGGAAATCTGCATGAATATCGCCGACCTAATGATCGACGCTTTCGTGGCCGAGTCTTTCCTTCTCCGTGTCCAAAAATTAGCCGAACTCGGAAAAGATAATAGCAATCCCGAAAAAATGCTTAAGATTTTCCTTAACGATGCCCTCGATCGCGCCG
- a CDS encoding DNA alkylation repair protein, translated as MKKTQIALLKALEAHFKQAAIKEKAAPMSAYMRNRFSFLGLPAPIRKTAQKAFWAKRPLPQGEDLFDFVQLLWAQDYRELHYQAMELLEKPLKKTEDAELLPFLLQLLQSNSWWDSCDYIGPKLIGSYLQRFPTLKTEVKNWVQSEDLWLRRTALLFQLRYKDKTDWPLLQEIILELAPETDFFIRKAIGWSLREYSKTNGPAVTTFIHTNEAKLSGLSQREGLKWLKNQQKNG; from the coding sequence TTGAAAAAGACTCAAATAGCTTTATTAAAAGCCTTAGAAGCCCACTTTAAGCAAGCCGCTATTAAAGAGAAGGCTGCGCCTATGTCGGCTTATATGCGGAATCGGTTTAGCTTTTTGGGACTGCCTGCCCCTATTCGGAAAACGGCCCAAAAAGCTTTTTGGGCCAAAAGGCCCTTGCCTCAGGGAGAAGATTTATTTGATTTTGTGCAATTACTTTGGGCGCAGGATTATCGAGAGTTGCACTATCAGGCGATGGAGCTCTTAGAAAAGCCCTTGAAAAAAACAGAAGATGCAGAGCTGCTGCCCTTTTTGCTGCAGCTCTTGCAAAGCAATAGTTGGTGGGATAGCTGCGATTATATTGGTCCAAAACTCATTGGCTCCTATTTGCAACGTTTTCCCACCCTTAAAACAGAGGTGAAAAACTGGGTTCAATCAGAAGACCTCTGGCTCCGAAGAACGGCCCTGCTCTTTCAGCTTCGCTATAAAGACAAAACAGATTGGCCCCTCTTGCAAGAAATTATTCTAGAACTAGCCCCCGAAACCGACTTTTTTATCCGAAAAGCAATCGGTTGGTCGCTCAGAGAGTACTCTAAAACCAACGGCCCAGCTGTTACTACTTTTATTCACACAAATGAAGCTAAACTATCAGGTCTTTCTCAACGAGAAGGACTCAAATGGCTAAAAAATCAACAAAAAAATGGCTAA